In the Mycolicibacter sp. MU0102 genome, one interval contains:
- a CDS encoding N-acyl-D-amino-acid deacylase family protein: MSFDTVIRGGRWFDGTGAPSAIRNIGIRGGHVAAISAEPLDESGCGRVIDAAGKWVMPGLLDIHTHYDVEILLAPSLSESVRHGVTAVLVGSCSLSTIHVDGQDAGDLFGRVEAIPRQYVVDTIDAHKTWSSCEDYIASLEKLPLGPNVTALIGHSDMRAATMGLDRATRSDERPTAAEQARMEQMLDEALQAGFVGMSSQQLLFDKMDGEVCRSRTLPSTYAKPKELRRLKSKLRRSGRILQAGPDVKNPFDVMSQLAQALGIFRRPLKTTLLAAADVKSNRLAIPTIIKTSRLLNKLGANFRWQHLPVPFEVYADGIDLVIFEEFGSGAEALHLRESLERDELMRDEAYRRRFRKDYENKYGPRVWHRDFFDAEIVACPDASVIGKSFGQVGIERGGVHPVDAFLDLVLEHGTALRWHTTISNDRPEVLKTLAAEPGIQMGFSDAGAHLRNMAFYNMGLRLLRHVLDAQQSGQAFLSVEQAVHRLTGELADWYRVDAGHLRVGDRADVVVIDPTHLDDTLDAYAEESFDSYGGMSRMVNRNDEAVNAVFISGEAVVLDGQPTSVLGTQRTGSFLRADTRTPAPGVPATQASAPDATPAT; the protein is encoded by the coding sequence GTGAGCTTTGACACCGTGATCCGTGGCGGTCGGTGGTTCGACGGCACCGGGGCGCCGTCGGCGATCCGCAATATCGGTATCCGCGGCGGACACGTCGCCGCCATCTCGGCCGAACCACTCGACGAGTCGGGCTGCGGCCGGGTGATCGACGCGGCAGGCAAATGGGTGATGCCCGGGCTGCTCGACATCCACACTCACTACGACGTCGAGATCCTCCTGGCACCTTCACTGTCGGAATCGGTGCGGCACGGCGTGACCGCGGTGCTGGTGGGCTCGTGCTCGCTGTCCACCATCCACGTCGACGGCCAGGATGCCGGCGACCTGTTCGGCCGGGTGGAGGCCATCCCGCGTCAGTACGTGGTCGACACCATCGATGCGCACAAGACCTGGTCGAGTTGCGAGGACTACATCGCCAGCCTGGAGAAACTGCCGCTGGGCCCCAACGTGACGGCGCTCATCGGACATTCCGACATGCGCGCCGCGACCATGGGATTGGACCGCGCCACCCGCTCCGATGAGCGGCCCACAGCGGCCGAGCAGGCCCGCATGGAACAGATGTTGGACGAGGCATTGCAGGCGGGGTTCGTCGGAATGTCTTCCCAGCAGCTGCTTTTCGACAAGATGGACGGCGAGGTCTGCCGCTCGCGGACGCTGCCGTCGACATACGCCAAGCCCAAGGAATTGCGCCGGCTCAAGTCGAAGCTGCGCCGCAGCGGACGGATTCTGCAGGCCGGCCCGGACGTCAAGAACCCGTTCGATGTGATGTCTCAGCTGGCCCAGGCCCTGGGGATATTCCGCCGGCCGCTCAAAACCACTCTGCTGGCCGCCGCCGACGTCAAGAGCAACCGTCTGGCGATTCCGACCATCATCAAGACTTCGCGCCTGCTCAATAAGCTGGGCGCTAATTTCCGCTGGCAGCACCTGCCGGTGCCGTTCGAGGTGTACGCCGACGGCATCGATCTGGTGATCTTCGAAGAATTCGGCTCCGGCGCCGAGGCACTGCATCTGCGGGAGTCCCTCGAGCGGGACGAGTTGATGCGGGACGAGGCTTACCGGCGACGCTTCCGCAAGGACTACGAAAACAAGTACGGACCGCGGGTCTGGCACCGCGACTTCTTCGACGCCGAGATCGTCGCATGCCCGGACGCCTCGGTGATCGGAAAGTCCTTCGGGCAGGTCGGAATCGAGCGCGGCGGAGTGCATCCCGTCGATGCCTTCCTCGATCTCGTCCTCGAGCACGGGACCGCCCTGCGCTGGCACACCACGATCTCCAACGACCGGCCAGAGGTGCTCAAGACACTCGCTGCCGAACCCGGCATCCAGATGGGTTTCTCGGACGCGGGCGCGCACCTGCGCAATATGGCGTTCTACAACATGGGCCTGCGGTTGCTGCGCCACGTCCTGGACGCACAGCAGTCCGGGCAGGCGTTTTTGTCGGTCGAGCAGGCGGTGCACCGGCTGACCGGTGAACTCGCCGACTGGTACCGGGTCGACGCCGGTCACCTGCGCGTCGGTGACCGCGCCGACGTGGTGGTCATCGACCCCACGCACCTCGACGACACCCTCGACGCCTACGCCGAAGAGTCCTTCGACTCGTACGGCGGGATGTCACGCATGGTCAACCGCAACGACGAAGCCGTCAACGCCGTGTTCATCTCCGGGGAAGCGGTGGTCCTCGACGGTCAGCCCACCAGCGTGCTCGGGACGCAACGCACCGGGAGCTTCCTGCGTGCCGACACCCGCACCCCTGCCCCGGGCGTGCCGGCCACGCAAGCCAGCGCTCCGGACGCCACACCGGCAACATAA
- a CDS encoding AraC family transcriptional regulator, whose amino-acid sequence MSVVRGTALSGYPELVTELGGDPGALLLAAGVPDGCVGAHDIFVPYRAVILAIEGAAGAVDCPDFGRRLALRQDIGNFGPLGVAARTAATVGGGFSIVERFLSAYSPAISARIIPGARAGESFYAFEVLIERSPPHPQTTELSLGVSLGIMRMMFDAPYAPLSVHLPHEALTPVRDYLAYFGCRPYFAQPVAGFTFRTVDLDRPLHRDDQAHQAMVHYLRCITAESPGIAGSVRAMARQLLPTGAVSLELIAGQLGLHPKTLHRRLAAEETTFAALVDGVRRDAAHRYLRDTDISLAHLTRELGYAEQSVLSRSCQRWFGCSATSHRKAVRLTVRG is encoded by the coding sequence ATGTCGGTGGTGCGCGGCACCGCGCTGTCGGGATACCCGGAGCTGGTCACCGAGCTCGGCGGTGACCCCGGGGCATTGCTGCTGGCCGCCGGGGTGCCAGACGGGTGCGTCGGAGCCCACGACATCTTCGTGCCGTACCGCGCCGTGATCCTGGCCATTGAAGGTGCAGCGGGCGCTGTCGATTGCCCGGATTTCGGGCGCCGGCTGGCCCTGCGCCAAGACATCGGCAACTTCGGGCCGCTGGGGGTGGCCGCCCGCACCGCGGCCACCGTCGGCGGCGGATTCTCGATCGTGGAGCGGTTCTTGTCCGCCTACAGCCCGGCGATCTCGGCGCGCATCATCCCGGGCGCCCGTGCCGGCGAATCGTTCTATGCGTTCGAGGTGCTCATCGAGCGGTCCCCGCCGCATCCGCAGACCACCGAACTGTCGCTGGGAGTGTCGCTGGGGATCATGCGGATGATGTTCGACGCCCCGTATGCGCCGCTGTCGGTGCATCTTCCGCACGAAGCGCTCACCCCGGTGCGCGACTATCTGGCCTACTTCGGCTGCCGCCCTTATTTCGCGCAGCCGGTCGCCGGATTCACCTTCCGCACCGTCGATCTGGACCGCCCCCTGCACCGGGACGACCAAGCGCATCAGGCGATGGTGCATTACCTGCGCTGCATCACGGCAGAGTCGCCGGGTATCGCGGGGTCGGTCCGCGCGATGGCGCGCCAGCTGCTGCCCACCGGTGCCGTGAGCCTGGAGTTGATCGCCGGTCAGCTCGGCTTGCATCCCAAGACGCTGCATCGGCGGCTGGCCGCCGAGGAGACGACGTTTGCGGCGCTGGTCGACGGCGTCCGCCGCGATGCCGCCCATCGCTACCTGCGTGACACCGACATCAGCCTGGCGCACCTGACCCGTGAACTCGGCTACGCCGAGCAGAGCGTGCTCAGCCGGTCATGTCAGCGCTGGTTCGGGTGCAGCGCGACCAGTCACCGCAAGGCGGTCCGCCTCACTGTCCGCGGTTAG
- a CDS encoding serine hydrolase domain-containing protein: MSAAEALAPLAALDDWPVGHAAAAVIGPNGVLATHGDTARPFYLASVTKPLVARAVQVAVEEGAVELDTPAGPPGATVRHLLAHASGLSPDSDRVLAKPGTRRVYSNHGFAVLAEAVQQESGIEFGRYLTEAVFEPLGMTASRLDGGASAAGFGGTSTVADLAAFAGDLLAPVTVSPELHAEATRVQFPGLDGVLPGYGPQRPNDWGLGFEIRDGKAPHWTGADNSPRTFGHFGQSGTLIWADPAIKRALVVLTDRDFGDWVTGRWPELSDAVVAAYSRD, translated from the coding sequence ATGTCCGCCGCTGAAGCCCTGGCACCCCTCGCCGCCCTCGACGACTGGCCGGTCGGCCACGCGGCCGCCGCCGTGATCGGCCCGAACGGGGTGCTGGCCACCCACGGCGATACCGCGCGGCCGTTCTATCTCGCGTCGGTGACCAAGCCCCTGGTGGCGCGGGCGGTGCAGGTCGCGGTGGAGGAGGGTGCCGTCGAACTCGACACCCCGGCCGGGCCGCCGGGTGCCACGGTGCGACATCTGCTCGCGCACGCCTCCGGGCTCTCGCCGGACTCCGATCGGGTCCTGGCCAAGCCCGGCACACGGCGGGTCTACTCCAACCACGGCTTCGCCGTGCTGGCCGAAGCAGTGCAGCAGGAGTCCGGGATCGAATTCGGCCGTTACCTGACCGAGGCGGTGTTCGAGCCGCTGGGCATGACGGCCAGCAGGCTCGACGGGGGAGCGTCGGCCGCCGGATTCGGCGGCACCTCGACCGTCGCGGACCTGGCCGCTTTCGCCGGCGACCTGCTGGCCCCGGTCACCGTGTCGCCGGAGCTGCACGCCGAGGCCACCCGCGTGCAGTTTCCCGGCCTGGACGGTGTGTTGCCCGGTTACGGGCCGCAGCGGCCGAACGACTGGGGGCTGGGCTTCGAGATCCGGGACGGCAAGGCACCGCACTGGACCGGTGCGGACAACTCGCCGCGGACCTTCGGCCATTTCGGCCAGTCAGGCACCCTGATCTGGGCTGATCCGGCGATCAAGCGGGCGTTGGTGGTGCTCACCGACCGCGACTTCGGGGACTGGGTCACCGGCCGGTGGCCGGAGCTGTCCGACGCCGTAGTGGCTGCGTACAGCCGGGACTAG
- a CDS encoding DUF3145 domain-containing protein has protein sequence MRATNQFADVTSGVVYIHASPAAVCPHVEWALTSALGARNGQAKLNWTPQPAMPGQLRAVVNWVGPVGTGAQLASALRSWSVLRFEVTEDPSAGVDGQRFSHTPQLGLWSGTMSANGDVMVGENRLRTLMAAGADALAADLETVLGTAWDEALEAYRDGGDGAEVSWLSRGVG, from the coding sequence ATGCGCGCGACGAATCAATTCGCCGACGTGACCAGCGGCGTGGTGTACATCCACGCCTCGCCCGCGGCGGTGTGCCCGCATGTCGAGTGGGCACTGACCTCGGCTTTGGGTGCCCGAAACGGCCAGGCGAAGCTCAACTGGACGCCGCAACCCGCCATGCCGGGACAGCTGCGAGCCGTGGTCAACTGGGTCGGACCGGTGGGAACCGGCGCCCAGCTGGCCAGCGCGCTGCGCTCGTGGTCGGTGCTGCGCTTCGAAGTCACCGAAGACCCCAGCGCCGGAGTCGACGGCCAGCGGTTCAGCCACACGCCCCAGCTCGGCCTGTGGAGCGGGACGATGAGCGCCAACGGCGACGTGATGGTCGGGGAGAACCGCCTGCGCACGCTGATGGCCGCCGGCGCCGACGCGCTGGCCGCCGACCTGGAGACGGTGCTGGGCACCGCCTGGGATGAGGCGCTGGAGGCCTACCGCGACGGCGGCGACGGCGCGGAGGTGTCCTGGCTCAGCCGCGGCGTGGGCTGA
- a CDS encoding diacylglycerol kinase, with the protein MTSRQIKRITLLTNPAAGHGNARHAAERALARFQQRGVNVNHIVGSDAHHARQLLDEALAAGTDAVVVAGGDGVISLALQSLALGDVPLGIIPAGTGNDHAREYGLPTGDPEAAADVVAEGQTETIDLGRIVEDGGAVSWFGTVMAAGFDSLVSDRVNRMRWPHGRMRYNVAMVAEMSKLRLLPFRLTFDNDEPLDIELTLAAFGNTRSYGGGMLICPGADHADGLLDVTMVHSGSRTKLIRLFPTVFKGTHVLLDEVSTRRAKSIRVECPGINAYADGDYVAPLPVTVSAVPGALQILRRP; encoded by the coding sequence ATGACGTCGCGTCAGATCAAACGGATTACGCTGCTGACCAACCCGGCCGCCGGGCACGGCAATGCCCGGCATGCCGCCGAGCGGGCGCTGGCACGGTTCCAGCAGCGCGGGGTCAACGTCAACCACATCGTCGGCTCCGATGCTCACCATGCACGACAGCTGCTCGATGAAGCGCTGGCCGCCGGAACGGACGCCGTGGTGGTGGCCGGCGGCGACGGCGTCATCTCACTGGCGCTGCAGTCATTGGCACTCGGCGACGTGCCGTTGGGGATCATCCCGGCCGGCACCGGAAACGACCACGCCCGTGAATACGGTTTGCCCACCGGCGATCCCGAGGCGGCCGCCGACGTCGTCGCCGAAGGCCAGACCGAGACGATCGATCTGGGCCGCATCGTCGAAGACGGCGGCGCGGTGTCCTGGTTCGGCACCGTGATGGCGGCCGGTTTCGACTCGCTGGTGAGCGACCGCGTCAACCGGATGCGCTGGCCGCACGGCCGGATGCGCTACAACGTCGCCATGGTCGCGGAGATGTCCAAGCTGCGCCTGCTGCCGTTCCGGCTGACCTTCGATAACGATGAGCCGTTGGACATCGAGCTGACGCTGGCGGCATTCGGCAACACCCGCAGCTACGGCGGCGGCATGTTGATCTGCCCGGGCGCCGATCACGCCGACGGCCTGTTGGACGTCACCATGGTGCACTCGGGCTCGCGGACCAAGCTGATCCGGCTGTTCCCCACCGTGTTCAAGGGCACCCATGTGCTGCTCGACGAGGTGAGCACCCGGCGGGCGAAGTCGATTCGGGTGGAGTGCCCCGGAATCAACGCCTACGCCGACGGCGACTACGTCGCCCCGCTGCCCGTGACGGTGTCAGCGGTACCGGGCGCGCTGCAGATCTTGCGCCGCCCCTAA